In a single window of the Acetivibrio clariflavus DSM 19732 genome:
- a CDS encoding AMP-binding protein — MKKQNFTYYKVTKFNNFKEMLDIAVKEAGDKIAFKYKEGKDEIVEVTYSQFQQQTEWLGAALTEMGFADKHIACIGKNSYKWVLTYLTVLKSSGVYVPVDNELTSGDILHVLNDSECSVVFYTQKHEELFMTNTDKLPNVKLFIGFDRTEDNGNFLSFDKLIEYGKKCDVEKYRALESDPHALKMLVYTSGTTGSSKGVMLSEHNLVSSVYYGLQVSTVYDTCLSVLPYHHTYEAVSGILVSLHKHSTICINDSLTNVMKNLQLYKPSYIYLVPAFVQVMRSKILKNIKESGKEKAFNILLAVSNALRKIGIDLRKVFFKSIHDAFGGRLRKIVCGGAPIRPEIGKFFEDIGISLINGYGITECSPLVSANHDMFNDYHTAGIKLPCIDLRIDNPNEEGIGEICVKGDVVMLGYYKQPEKTAEVMKDGWFSTGDYGYINDKGQLVITGRKKNIIVLNNGKNIYPEEIESIIQEIDYINEVVVRGLFDENGEQKSLMAEVFLSEEKTPDEVLKDIRKVTADLPVYKQITKVVIRSEEFEKTTSKKIKR, encoded by the coding sequence ATGAAAAAACAGAATTTCACATATTACAAGGTAACAAAATTTAATAACTTTAAGGAAATGCTTGATATAGCGGTTAAGGAAGCGGGCGATAAAATTGCTTTCAAATACAAGGAAGGCAAGGATGAAATTGTTGAGGTGACTTATTCGCAATTTCAACAGCAGACTGAATGGCTGGGTGCAGCATTGACTGAAATGGGTTTTGCTGATAAGCATATTGCGTGTATAGGTAAAAACAGCTATAAATGGGTTTTGACATATCTTACCGTACTTAAAAGTTCCGGCGTTTATGTGCCCGTTGATAATGAACTTACTTCGGGAGATATTTTGCATGTTTTGAATGACAGTGAGTGCAGTGTTGTGTTTTATACCCAAAAACATGAAGAACTGTTTATGACAAATACCGATAAGCTTCCTAATGTCAAACTTTTTATAGGATTTGACCGTACTGAAGACAATGGAAATTTTCTTTCCTTTGACAAGCTTATTGAGTACGGAAAGAAATGTGATGTTGAAAAGTACCGGGCACTAGAGAGTGATCCTCACGCACTTAAAATGCTTGTATATACATCAGGGACAACAGGCAGTTCTAAAGGTGTAATGCTGTCGGAACATAACCTGGTGTCTAGCGTTTATTACGGACTGCAGGTGTCAACGGTATATGATACTTGTCTTTCCGTTTTGCCTTATCATCATACATACGAGGCAGTAAGCGGAATTTTGGTTTCGCTTCATAAACATTCTACAATTTGTATAAATGACAGTCTGACAAATGTGATGAAGAACCTCCAACTTTACAAACCGTCATATATTTACCTTGTTCCTGCTTTTGTTCAGGTGATGCGCTCGAAAATATTAAAAAACATAAAGGAATCAGGGAAAGAAAAAGCGTTTAACATATTGCTTGCTGTCAGTAATGCTCTGCGAAAAATCGGTATTGATTTGAGAAAAGTTTTCTTTAAGTCCATACACGATGCCTTTGGAGGAAGGTTAAGAAAAATCGTATGCGGCGGTGCGCCTATTCGTCCGGAAATCGGTAAATTTTTTGAAGACATTGGTATAAGCCTTATTAACGGCTATGGCATTACCGAATGTTCGCCCCTGGTATCTGCAAATCACGATATGTTTAATGATTATCATACTGCCGGTATAAAGCTTCCGTGTATCGATTTGAGGATAGATAATCCCAATGAAGAAGGTATTGGTGAGATATGTGTCAAGGGAGATGTTGTAATGCTAGGCTATTACAAGCAGCCGGAGAAGACAGCGGAAGTGATGAAAGACGGCTGGTTCTCTACCGGTGACTATGGATATATTAATGATAAAGGGCAGCTGGTAATAACGGGAAGAAAGAAAAATATTATTGTTCTCAACAACGGCAAAAATATCTATCCCGAAGAGATTGAGAGTATAATCCAGGAAATTGATTATATAAATGAAGTTGTTGTACGAGGCCTTTTTGATGAGAATGGAGAACAAAAATCGCTTATGGCAGAGGTTTTCTTAAGTGAAGAAAAGACTCCCGATGAAGTGCTTAAGGATATCAGGAAAGTGACTGCCGATCTTCCGGTTTACAAACAGATTACAAAAGTAGTTATAAGAAGTGAGGAGTTTGAAAAAACAACTTCTAAAAAAATCAAACGGTAA
- a CDS encoding serpin family protein, which yields MNGDNSVDSIDYALLKTYLLYTRAPSGDNWMEHADVYRDGEINSLDLAILKKYLLGMTKSLPFNPEGNDSQPTPTFEIPVTPTPKEDWIPFVPPAENVSLKLVIDNSYQTGANQQKYIQVEITFNDGGYRIADEGKLECTTSQSGELYFYTSGVKIEKYVGSGGVTMALMHKVIKYPVENQLGDKNRFDFKVYDKIVTGFSFTTNSVIMPEPITYDAEVNEKFVNANAQFAADLFQKFSKDDLEENVFFSPFSISMALSMAYQGADTTTKDAMAEALNYKGMTDDEINQSYRAHLDYFKKLYPQIELDVANSIWIKENSQIKESFLNKNNEVFDAYSSFLDFSSPEACDIMNKWISDATKGKINNVIKSPIQSNIVLYLMNAIYFNGSWTDKFDITQTTNSYFTNIKGEKELVPMMNRTGKYKYAQTSEYRAVEIPYGSRNVSMYCILPEKDNVNDFISQFDNNKWNEVKSKLSMRSNVRLSIPRFKIEYEPGDIIGKLTELGMGEAFSYGADFSGISDNAPWIGDIKHKAVIDVNEKGTEASVITTIGMATPSIPDAFTANKPFMFVIADNVTGSILFMGKVVSVRN from the coding sequence TTGAATGGCGATAATTCTGTAGATTCAATTGACTATGCACTGCTGAAGACATACTTACTTTATACCAGAGCTCCTTCCGGAGATAATTGGATGGAACATGCCGATGTATATAGAGATGGAGAGATTAATTCTCTGGACCTTGCGATTTTAAAAAAGTATTTGCTTGGAATGACTAAGAGTTTACCGTTTAATCCTGAAGGGAACGACAGTCAACCAACTCCTACCTTTGAAATACCAGTTACTCCGACACCTAAAGAGGATTGGATCCCGTTTGTTCCACCGGCTGAAAATGTTTCTCTGAAGCTTGTAATAGATAACTCATATCAAACCGGAGCTAACCAACAAAAATATATCCAAGTAGAAATTACCTTTAATGATGGCGGATACAGGATTGCTGATGAAGGCAAGCTTGAATGTACTACATCCCAGTCCGGTGAACTGTATTTTTACACATCGGGAGTAAAGATAGAAAAGTACGTTGGCAGCGGTGGAGTAACAATGGCACTTATGCATAAAGTTATAAAATATCCTGTTGAAAATCAACTGGGAGACAAAAATCGATTTGATTTCAAAGTATATGATAAAATTGTTACCGGTTTTTCTTTTACAACAAATTCCGTTATTATGCCTGAACCGATTACCTATGATGCAGAAGTAAATGAGAAGTTTGTAAATGCCAATGCTCAATTTGCTGCAGATCTTTTCCAAAAGTTCAGCAAAGATGACTTGGAGGAAAACGTATTTTTCTCGCCTTTCAGCATTTCCATGGCACTGTCGATGGCATACCAGGGGGCAGATACCACCACAAAAGATGCGATGGCAGAAGCTCTTAATTACAAAGGTATGACTGATGATGAAATAAATCAAAGCTACAGAGCTCATTTGGATTACTTCAAAAAACTTTACCCTCAGATTGAGCTGGATGTTGCCAATTCCATATGGATTAAGGAAAACTCTCAAATAAAAGAAAGCTTTTTAAATAAAAATAATGAAGTATTTGATGCTTATAGTTCCTTTTTGGATTTTTCAAGTCCCGAAGCATGTGACATTATGAATAAATGGATATCCGACGCAACAAAAGGTAAGATAAACAATGTGATAAAATCACCTATCCAATCCAATATAGTTTTGTACCTTATGAATGCTATCTATTTTAATGGGAGTTGGACCGACAAGTTTGATATAACGCAGACTACAAACAGTTACTTTACAAATATCAAAGGTGAAAAGGAACTTGTGCCGATGATGAATAGAACCGGCAAATACAAGTATGCTCAAACTTCAGAATATAGAGCTGTTGAGATTCCTTACGGTTCCAGAAACGTCTCAATGTATTGTATTCTTCCGGAAAAAGATAATGTTAATGATTTTATTTCACAATTTGACAACAATAAATGGAACGAAGTAAAAAGCAAACTTTCAATGAGGTCTAATGTAAGGTTAAGTATTCCTCGCTTCAAAATTGAATATGAACCTGGAGATATAATTGGAAAATTAACAGAATTGGGCATGGGTGAAGCCTTTTCCTATGGAGCTGATTTCTCGGGAATTTCAGATAACGCCCCATGGATAGGTGATATTAAACACAAAGCTGTAATTGACGTGAATGAAAAGGGGACTGAGGCTTCAGTTATAACTACTATAGGAATGGCAACACCTTCAATACCGGATGCCTTTACTGCTAACAAGCCGTTCATGTTTGTAATAGCTGATAATGTAACCGGCAGTATACTCTTTATGGGCAAAGTTGTGAGTGTCAGAAATTAA
- a CDS encoding radical SAM/SPASM domain-containing protein: protein MKKHRLSWVDDFLKKIKPYVFMRLSDNVLIRMPNEAFKLNTTGARVIAHILEGGSIRDIIDARSDWPETEAQLERFFVDFLRVWNNEVCENYNTAAIRRIEFNLGYIELPVLSEVALTYACNIKCRFCYAGCTQNKTERQLDTEGFKKVLDIIRYEAEVPSVSFTGGEPTTYKDLPKLIKYAAKVNKMRVNLITNGTLITKKMARELARAGLASAQVSIESANASEHDAITGVPGSYAASVAGFKALKEAGIAVHPHFTICKMNKDSLLEYPAFCKSIGAERFSSNLVIPAGRGGDDDLTVSYTEIGEIVKSIKREAEREGIKYMWYSPTPLCLFNPIAEGLGNKGCSACEGLLSVDPKGNILPCSSWSEPVGNILTEGFKAVWNKKRCEWIRGKEAAPEECKQCKSFAACQGACPLYFKAHGCEELKSKWKSMGLLKGRSIIYE from the coding sequence GTGAAAAAACATAGATTGTCCTGGGTGGATGATTTTTTAAAAAAAATTAAACCTTACGTTTTTATGCGTCTAAGTGATAATGTACTCATTCGGATGCCAAACGAAGCATTTAAACTTAATACTACAGGAGCCCGTGTTATTGCACATATTTTGGAGGGCGGTTCCATTCGGGACATAATTGATGCCAGGTCGGATTGGCCTGAAACCGAGGCTCAGTTGGAAAGGTTTTTTGTGGATTTTTTGCGTGTATGGAACAATGAAGTGTGTGAAAACTATAACACGGCAGCTATACGCAGAATAGAATTTAATCTTGGATACATTGAACTTCCTGTATTATCGGAAGTGGCGCTTACCTATGCCTGTAACATTAAGTGCCGCTTTTGTTATGCCGGTTGTACTCAGAATAAAACTGAGAGGCAGCTGGATACGGAAGGCTTTAAAAAGGTTCTGGATATTATTCGGTATGAAGCAGAAGTGCCGAGTGTTTCTTTTACGGGAGGAGAACCCACTACTTATAAAGACCTTCCAAAACTCATAAAATATGCGGCGAAAGTAAACAAAATGAGAGTAAATCTTATAACAAATGGCACATTAATAACTAAAAAGATGGCAAGAGAACTTGCCAGGGCTGGTCTTGCGTCGGCACAGGTGAGTATTGAATCTGCCAATGCTTCAGAACATGATGCAATTACAGGAGTTCCGGGTTCCTATGCCGCTTCGGTGGCTGGGTTTAAAGCTCTTAAAGAAGCCGGGATAGCTGTGCATCCTCACTTTACCATATGTAAAATGAATAAAGACAGCTTACTTGAGTATCCTGCATTTTGTAAAAGCATCGGAGCAGAAAGGTTTTCCTCCAACTTAGTAATACCTGCCGGACGCGGGGGAGATGATGATTTGACTGTAAGCTATACAGAAATAGGAGAAATAGTAAAGAGCATAAAGAGGGAGGCTGAAAGGGAAGGAATCAAATATATGTGGTACTCTCCCACGCCTTTATGCTTATTCAATCCTATAGCAGAGGGACTTGGGAATAAGGGATGCAGTGCCTGTGAAGGACTGCTTTCCGTTGACCCGAAAGGGAACATACTTCCATGCTCAAGCTGGTCGGAGCCTGTTGGCAACATTTTAACTGAAGGATTTAAGGCCGTATGGAATAAAAAACGATGTGAGTGGATTAGAGGAAAGGAAGCAGCACCTGAGGAATGCAAACAGTGTAAGAGTTTTGCTGCATGTCAGGGTGCATGCCCGCTTTATTTTAAAGCCCATGGTTGCGAAGAACTCAAATCGAAATGGAAGTCAATGGGGTTGTTAAAAGGAAGGAGTATAATATATGAGTAA
- a CDS encoding cache domain-containing protein yields the protein MKKKVMLKGKLLRVSILLIALFTATIYLVTNSRVNSLMDKSIKTKVDNISDMGLNIISSKYVGSWKIKSGKLLIGDNQVDNSFNVLDEIKEKTGAHVSIYLADEKVATSERNAKGERTLGERAPNEVVESVLRKGTNYEGTENIFGEKYAVKYMPIRDNSGKIIGMWSVAVPNSAIGNQRMQIIAMRASIVVISILCGIIGCIILMFYAKKFLTDIDTLKVSFLETNKSSNKTQQRVISLSLVLIFTFFIIWFTIQGFTIGNVVNNLENGNIKDRLDVNSKLGLMLFDEIYKGDWSIKDDKLYKGKVCLNDNDVVLNRINYNDNYFSTVFMGDISVSTNSSSYDSTKTIGTKAPSEIVDTVLKRGEEYVGEIDIAGKKYMAKYIPLKDASGKVIGMWNLGVEKKVVAKQIRNIRKNITQISLLAIIVAFSTFVYLSVRMVSDIKNYKVSLQTNIN from the coding sequence GTGAAGAAAAAAGTTATGCTAAAGGGAAAACTGTTGAGGGTATCCATATTGCTTATAGCATTATTTACAGCAACCATCTATTTGGTCACCAACAGTAGAGTTAACAGTTTAATGGATAAGAGTATTAAAACAAAAGTGGATAATATTTCAGACATGGGCCTTAATATTATCAGCAGCAAATATGTCGGCAGTTGGAAAATAAAAAGTGGCAAATTGCTCATAGGAGACAATCAGGTAGACAATTCCTTTAATGTGTTAGATGAAATAAAAGAAAAGACCGGTGCTCATGTAAGTATATATTTAGCTGATGAAAAAGTGGCTACCAGTGAACGGAATGCGAAAGGTGAAAGGACATTAGGAGAGAGAGCACCAAATGAAGTGGTTGAGAGTGTTTTAAGAAAAGGAACTAACTATGAAGGAACTGAAAATATTTTTGGTGAAAAATATGCTGTTAAATATATGCCTATAAGGGATAATAGCGGAAAGATTATTGGAATGTGGTCTGTCGCTGTACCGAATTCTGCTATTGGAAATCAGCGGATGCAAATAATTGCTATGAGAGCTTCAATAGTAGTTATTTCGATATTGTGCGGGATAATAGGTTGTATAATATTGATGTTCTATGCTAAGAAATTTCTTACCGATATTGATACCCTCAAGGTTTCATTTCTTGAAACCAATAAAAGCAGCAATAAAACACAACAAAGAGTTATCAGTTTGTCATTGGTGCTTATATTTACATTTTTTATAATATGGTTTACCATACAGGGATTTACAATCGGAAATGTTGTCAATAATCTTGAAAACGGCAATATAAAGGATAGACTTGATGTAAACTCTAAATTGGGACTTATGCTTTTTGATGAAATTTATAAAGGAGATTGGTCAATAAAAGATGACAAATTGTATAAAGGTAAAGTTTGTTTAAATGACAATGATGTTGTATTAAACAGAATAAATTATAATGATAATTATTTCTCAACTGTTTTTATGGGAGATATAAGTGTTTCAACCAATAGTTCATCATATGACAGCACAAAAACTATTGGAACTAAAGCACCGAGTGAAATTGTGGATACTGTTTTGAAGCGTGGCGAGGAATATGTTGGAGAGATTGATATTGCAGGTAAAAAGTATATGGCAAAATATATTCCGCTTAAAGATGCCAGCGGAAAAGTAATAGGAATGTGGAACTTAGGAGTTGAGAAAAAAGTTGTTGCAAAGCAAATAAGGAACATAAGAAAGAATATAACTCAAATCAGTTTGCTGGCTATCATTGTAGCGTTTTCCACATTTGTATACTTGTCTGTAAGGATGGTATCGGATATAAAAAATTACAAGGTTAGTTTGCAGACCAATATAAATTAA